A part of Planococcus sp. MB-3u-03 genomic DNA contains:
- a CDS encoding PDDEXK-like family protein, with protein sequence MEEMMTHSLEQIAQLEHSKEFARLHQKFHQFNPLKVLRVDQFEIRHSNILAWLLDPNETHQLGSFFLKKLLTRLVMRAENEGKGDGIDFLSFLYSSFHDAEVSREVKTHTNRMIDLLVHVPSQKLVLVIENKFHAGESDGQLVDYLAYAKAEFQEPGYTVLPIFLTLANEEPSDDSYLLLGYEDVLEIIEQQLEFSKETTADAIYDFLSFYIEVLKEQLVHDAESVELALTVYEENKNAIDFLFLSQNDNFKKQAVYKGIYKQLAKLDDSEKTALRKIYSAKKKTIDFVFNIGGNVIREAFLDFVKEADMPEEAYSANIRFPNFVLPDWFDFQETLGKPESAYWLGEAFIIWFERQVGERLKITVEVGPIPYAERYRLLTELENRDVSFQKSGKEEGKKYTKIYTAWTDVGDWASKQEVLKSMFVLYDAPELNDLFRKIAESVEAMADEEEAVLLEKEVVSYKRERATFSPQAFRQFCEAQGVDEDERKYHFRSPSFILPSFSRLKERFGETRIKWWWQNGPFLIWFEQLRDGRLKLVLELGPLYGDKRVALIDELEAYGLEFKPASKQKTAKYTRLFTNTKVIDDWQDDSRVADMMTRLYEDPKLQEVLRIIEMISLEKSGIQEESKWR encoded by the coding sequence ATGGAGGAAATGATGACCCACTCACTAGAACAAATCGCACAACTCGAACACTCAAAAGAATTCGCCCGCCTGCACCAAAAATTTCATCAATTCAATCCGCTGAAAGTATTACGGGTGGATCAGTTTGAAATCCGTCACTCGAACATCTTAGCGTGGCTGCTCGATCCGAATGAGACGCATCAGCTCGGCAGTTTCTTTTTGAAGAAGTTGCTGACGCGTCTTGTGATGCGTGCGGAGAACGAAGGGAAAGGGGACGGCATCGACTTTTTGTCGTTTCTTTATAGTTCATTCCATGATGCAGAAGTGTCGCGGGAAGTAAAGACGCATACGAATCGGATGATCGATTTGCTTGTACATGTGCCTTCGCAGAAACTGGTGCTCGTTATCGAAAACAAATTCCATGCCGGCGAGTCGGACGGACAGCTTGTGGATTATTTGGCTTATGCGAAAGCTGAGTTCCAGGAACCTGGCTACACGGTGTTGCCGATTTTTTTGACCTTGGCAAATGAGGAACCGTCGGATGATAGCTATCTACTGCTGGGCTATGAGGACGTGCTCGAAATCATTGAACAGCAGCTCGAGTTCTCGAAAGAAACGACCGCCGATGCGATTTATGATTTTTTATCGTTTTACATAGAAGTTCTGAAAGAGCAATTGGTCCATGATGCGGAATCGGTGGAACTGGCACTGACAGTGTATGAGGAAAATAAAAATGCCATCGATTTCCTGTTCTTGAGCCAGAATGATAATTTCAAGAAACAAGCGGTCTATAAAGGCATTTATAAGCAACTTGCCAAGTTGGATGATTCGGAGAAAACGGCATTACGGAAGATCTATAGTGCCAAGAAAAAGACAATCGACTTTGTCTTCAATATCGGTGGCAACGTCATCCGGGAAGCGTTTCTCGACTTCGTAAAAGAAGCGGACATGCCGGAAGAAGCCTATTCGGCCAATATCCGTTTCCCGAACTTCGTCTTGCCGGATTGGTTTGATTTCCAGGAGACGCTAGGGAAGCCGGAGTCTGCGTATTGGCTCGGCGAGGCGTTCATCATTTGGTTCGAACGGCAAGTCGGCGAACGTTTGAAGATCACCGTGGAAGTCGGACCGATCCCGTATGCGGAGAGATATCGCTTACTTACGGAGCTGGAAAATCGCGATGTCAGCTTCCAGAAGAGCGGTAAAGAAGAAGGAAAGAAATATACGAAGATCTATACGGCATGGACAGATGTCGGCGACTGGGCATCCAAGCAGGAAGTGCTCAAGAGCATGTTCGTGTTGTATGATGCACCGGAGCTGAATGACTTGTTCCGGAAGATTGCGGAGTCCGTGGAGGCGATGGCAGACGAAGAAGAAGCTGTATTGCTTGAGAAAGAAGTGGTGTCATACAAAAGAGAACGCGCCACTTTCTCTCCGCAAGCATTCCGCCAATTTTGCGAAGCACAAGGCGTCGATGAAGATGAACGCAAATACCATTTCAGGAGCCCTTCCTTTATCTTGCCGTCATTCTCCCGCTTGAAAGAACGCTTTGGCGAGACCCGCATCAAGTGGTGGTGGCAAAACGGGCCGTTCCTGATCTGGTTCGAACAATTGCGCGATGGCCGCCTGAAGCTGGTGTTGGAGCTCGGTCCTTTATACGGGGATAAACGCGTCGCATTGATTGATGAATTGGAAGCATATGGCCTGGAATTCAAACCGGCTTCCAAGCAAAAGACTGCAAAATACACACGGCTTTTCACGAATACGAAAGTAATTGATGACTGGCAGGACGATAGTCGAGTGGCTGATATGATGACGAGATTGTATGAAGATCCGAAGCTGCAGGAAGTGCTGCGGATTATTGAGATGATTAGCTTGGAGAAATCGGGTATTCAGGAGGAATCGAAATGGCGCTGA
- a CDS encoding DUF6998 domain-containing protein, whose product MALTQMQIIQSLGEAMSWLEREISWGADPRELRHLIGRMGELYVAMYTNGNMADAVNERGYDVVTKDNERISVKTTARIGSTGFVAFNPNTLDLADRVIILRFNQEEMELEILLDAPIDEAKRLMTERPDGKLSIAMSKLFNVDEKVRSDEQIKVSKEARYHDYLIKELESGSIEVYEGDRKHQVVKPILRKVAEGLSIPIVNGNGNPYNTRQLGAVIIRALQDG is encoded by the coding sequence ATGGCGCTGACACAAATGCAGATCATTCAATCACTCGGTGAAGCGATGAGTTGGCTCGAGCGGGAAATTAGCTGGGGGGCAGACCCGCGTGAGTTGCGCCATTTGATCGGCCGCATGGGTGAACTGTATGTCGCCATGTACACAAACGGCAATATGGCGGATGCAGTGAACGAACGTGGCTATGACGTAGTGACGAAAGACAATGAGCGTATTTCGGTGAAGACCACCGCACGGATTGGCAGCACTGGGTTTGTCGCGTTCAATCCGAATACGTTGGATCTAGCGGACCGCGTCATCATCTTGCGGTTCAATCAGGAAGAAATGGAACTCGAGATTTTACTCGATGCTCCGATTGACGAAGCGAAGCGACTGATGACGGAACGGCCAGATGGAAAACTTTCCATCGCTATGTCGAAGCTCTTTAACGTCGATGAGAAAGTCCGCAGCGACGAGCAGATTAAAGTGTCTAAGGAAGCCCGCTATCATGACTACCTGATCAAAGAACTCGAAAGTGGCAGTATCGAAGTGTACGAAGGGGACCGGAAGCATCAAGTCGTGAAGCCGATTCTAAGGAAAGTTGCAGAAGGACTGTCGATTCCGATTGTGAATGGGAACGGCAATCCTTATAATACGCGGCAGCTTGGGGCGGTTATTATTCGGGCATTGCAAGATGGTTAA